In the Saccharococcus thermophilus genome, TTCTCGCCTTCTTTGGATTAATTTTGCGCGGCGTGCTCGAGAAAAAATTACAATACCGCCATACTTGGATTATGTCGGCGTACTCCGTCACTTTATCAACGGTATTCTTTACGATCATGGAAGCACTGCAAACCGCGGTGCCGTATCCCCCGTTTATTCATTGGTTCGTCTCGATTGTCGTGCTTTTTTTAGCGATCAAAGAAGTCCCGTCGGCGAATCCGCAAAACGAATAAAGCCACTATCGTTGCCGATAGTGGCTCTTTTTATGCAACGTTACTCATCTTCTTTTTTGTTGTTCGTCGGCTCCCTGAAAAATAGCGTTGCAATGCAACAGATGCAAAACGAGCGATAATATTAAACAAAAGAACAATAATAACTAATACAGCTGCAGATTTCGCCGCGATTATTTTTGCATCCGGTACAATTCCCTCTGAATTTAATTTCCAAATGTGCACGGTTAACGTTTCTGCCGGTCGAAAAACATTTAATGGGTGTGCCTGGCTCGATAAATCGGCAGCAAAGTTCAATATCGGCGTCGTTAATCCTGCCGTATAAATTAACGCAGCCGCTTCGCCAAAAATTCTCCCTGCCGCCAAAATAATACCTGTGATGATTTGCGGCAAAGCGGCGGGAACAATGACTTTCATTAATGTCTGCCACCGTGTCGCTCCCAACCCGAGACTAGCTTCCTTTATGTTCGCAGGAACATCTAAAATCGCATTCTCACATATACGTGTCAAACCTGGCAAGTTTAAGATGGTAATCGCCAACGCACCGCCAATTAACGTGTAGCCCCATCCTGTCAGCGTCACAAACGCCAATAATCCAAACAATCCAACGACAATCGATGGGAGAGACGCCATCGTTTCGATGCACAATCGAATAAAGTTAAGCATTCTTCCTTGTTTGGCGTATTCCGCCAAATATATTCCCGCTCCTAATCCCAATGGCACAGAAATCAATAACGTAATGACAAGCATATACAGGGAGTTAATAAGCTGCGGACCTACTCCTCCTCCTGCCTGCGTGTTGCTCGGTTTTCCAAACAGAAAATCAGGTTGCCAAAATCCCCATCCTTTGGCGAAAATCACTATCAAAAATAAAAGAAGCAAACTAATAACAAATGCGGCTACGACATAAAAGACACTTGTCCATACTTTATCGACCACTCTCGATTTCATCTCATCGTTCCCCTTTTTGTCCGATCATTCGTATAAGCACAATGAAGAAAAAGGAAATAAACAACAAAACCATTGCCAACGTCCACAACGCATTGTTCCAAGCAGTACCGTTTATTGTATTAGCCATATCCATCGTTAAAATCCCTGTTAGTGTCGCTGTTGGACTATATAATCCTGAAGGAAGTTTTACCGTGTTTCCGATTACCATTTGAACAGCTAACGCTTCGCCAAACGCTCTCGCTAACCCAAGGACGATACCAGTTAAAATTCCTGTTCGTGCAGCAGGAACGATCACCCGGCTAATCGCCTGCCATCTCGTTGAACCAAGCCCGTATGACGCTTCTAAGTAAGAATCCGGAACACCGCTAAGCGCATCTGACGCGATGCTTGTGATAGTCGGTAAAATCATCACGCTTAATACGAGAATTCCAGCGAGTAAACTAAATCCTACACCGCCGAACCATTCACGGAGAAGCGGAATAAGAATCGTAACGCCTAACCATCCGTAAACGACGGACGGAATGCCGACAAGCAGCTCCAAAACAGGTTTTAACACGGACGAACCAAATTTTGGAGAAATAAAATGCATAAAAATGGCAAGAGCGATCGCAATCGGCGTGCTTAACAACACAGCGCCGATGGATACGAGCGTTGACCCGACGATAAAAATAACCGCGCCATATTTCGGGTGCGAATCACCTGGCCTCCATTCTGTTGAAAACAGCATATCCTTTAAAGAAATTCCGCTTTCTGTAAATGACTGGATTCCTTTGCCGCAAATAAACGCAATAATAGAAAGAGTAATAATAACGATCAGCAGGCCGCAAAAAGTTACTAGAATCCTGCCGATATATTCGCTTTTCCAATAATTGAGCTTTCTTTTTTCGTTCATTCTTCCATCACCTCATAAAGAATGGGACTGGCTAAATGATGTAGCCAGCCCATACTATAATGGAATTATTCTAATTCGGAAATAGGAATATAACCCATTTCTTTTACTTTCGAAGCAAATTCGTTGCCTTTCACGTAATCGATAAATCCGCGCACTGCATCTTTCGGCTCGCCTTTTGTAATCATGTATTCATAAGACCAGAAAGGATATTTTCCCGCTTTGATATTTTCGATCGTTGGTTCTAATCCATCGATTTTTAACGTTTTTAAATTTTTCTTTTCGCCGATTAAGTATGACATTGCAACATAACTAATCGATCCTGGTGTCGAGTTAATCGCTTGTTCGACAGCGCCATTGGAATCTTGGACTGTTCCAACAGAATCATTGATTTTTACGCCTTTCATCACTGTTTTTTCAAACGTAGCACGTGTCCCAGAGGAAGCAGGACGGTTAATGACATTAATTTTTTCGTCTTTTCCGCCAACATCTTTCCAGTTTGTAATTTTTCCAGCGAAAATATCTTGAATTTGTTTAAGTGTTAAAGAATCTACAGCGACATCTTTGTTCACTACAAGTGCAAAAGCAATTCCTGCTACTTTATTATCAACAAGCTCTCCTGCTTTCGATTTATCTTCTAATTTTTCTGCGGATGGAACATCCGAGTTTCCGATTTGTACAGCGCCAGCGGCAACTTGGTTAACACCTGTTCCGCTGCCTCCACCTTGTACAGTAATCGAGACATTAGGGTATTTTTGCATAAATTCATTTGCTGCTTCTTCTGCAAGCGGTTGAAGAGCGGTCGATCCAGCTAACGTAATCGTTCCCGAATACGATTCCTGTTTCGTTTCTGTTTTTCCGGCATTTTGTCCTGTTGCGTTATCTGTTGTGTTATTCGATTTTCCGCACCCCGCAAGCATCCCTGTTATTAATAATGCAGCAATTCCGAATTTCATTGGTTTTTTCCACATTATTGTTTGACCCTCCTGATATTTTTGTGATCACGTACAAGTTCATTGTAAAGAAGGAGTTTTATGTCTTTATTAATCAAATGTTAAGTTTCCGTAAATCAGGCAGACATATTTTACATATTTTTTTGGGATAAGCATACATAGTTACTAACAACGTTCATTGGAGGAATAATAGTGAAAAAAGTAATCAGCGCCTTCATCCTATGTCTTTCCATCTATATCATTTACCGTGACATAACGACAGGAACGTTCATTCATCCGACAAAAGCAACAACCGTTTCACCTGAAGTCACCGATGCTCACATCCCGTATCAGATGGTAACCGTGCATCCGGGAGATACCCTATTATCGATTAT is a window encoding:
- the pstA gene encoding phosphate ABC transporter permease PstA, with product MKSRVVDKVWTSVFYVVAAFVISLLLLFLIVIFAKGWGFWQPDFLFGKPSNTQAGGGVGPQLINSLYMLVITLLISVPLGLGAGIYLAEYAKQGRMLNFIRLCIETMASLPSIVVGLFGLLAFVTLTGWGYTLIGGALAITILNLPGLTRICENAILDVPANIKEASLGLGATRWQTLMKVIVPAALPQIITGIILAAGRIFGEAAALIYTAGLTTPILNFAADLSSQAHPLNVFRPAETLTVHIWKLNSEGIVPDAKIIAAKSAAVLVIIVLLFNIIARFASVALQRYFSGSRRTTKKKMSNVA
- the pstC gene encoding phosphate ABC transporter permease subunit PstC — encoded protein: MNEKRKLNYWKSEYIGRILVTFCGLLIVIITLSIIAFICGKGIQSFTESGISLKDMLFSTEWRPGDSHPKYGAVIFIVGSTLVSIGAVLLSTPIAIALAIFMHFISPKFGSSVLKPVLELLVGIPSVVYGWLGVTILIPLLREWFGGVGFSLLAGILVLSVMILPTITSIASDALSGVPDSYLEASYGLGSTRWQAISRVIVPAARTGILTGIVLGLARAFGEALAVQMVIGNTVKLPSGLYSPTATLTGILTMDMANTINGTAWNNALWTLAMVLLFISFFFIVLIRMIGQKGER
- a CDS encoding phosphate ABC transporter substrate-binding protein PstS family protein; protein product: MMWKKPMKFGIAALLITGMLAGCGKSNNTTDNATGQNAGKTETKQESYSGTITLAGSTALQPLAEEAANEFMQKYPNVSITVQGGGSGTGVNQVAAGAVQIGNSDVPSAEKLEDKSKAGELVDNKVAGIAFALVVNKDVAVDSLTLKQIQDIFAGKITNWKDVGGKDEKINVINRPASSGTRATFEKTVMKGVKINDSVGTVQDSNGAVEQAINSTPGSISYVAMSYLIGEKKNLKTLKIDGLEPTIENIKAGKYPFWSYEYMITKGEPKDAVRGFIDYVKGNEFASKVKEMGYIPISELE
- a CDS encoding LysM peptidoglycan-binding domain-containing protein, with the translated sequence MKKVISAFILCLSIYIIYRDITTGTFIHPTKATTVSPEVTDAHIPYQMVTVHPGDTLLSIIEAQQKGPIPVSIDKAIADFEKLNPGEKAQTLRIGKTYKIPLYKR